In Candidatus Hadarchaeales archaeon, the genomic stretch AAGCGAGAAAAACTATAAGAAAAGCCTATGAGGAAGAGAGACCCAGAGTGATCCTTTTATCCCCTAGGCTCTGGGAGGGAGAGCCAGAGGTCCAACCTTCCTTTCCCCCTCGAAAGAGGGAGATAAAGCTAAGATATAGGAAGACCTTTGTCCCCCCCGAAATGACGCGGTACGAGGCAATAAAAGTGGTGGCGGAAGAAGTAGAGGAGGAAGAGATATTGGTCTCCAATCTGGGCTTTCCCAGCAGGGAACTCTATCAGATCAAGGATAGACCCCTCAACTTCTACATGCTGGGGAGCTATACCCAAGCCTCTTCGATAGGTCTGGGGATGTCCCTCTCAACGGAAAGAAAGGTGGTGGTGCTGGAAGGAGATGGGAGCGTGCTCGGCTCTAGCCTCCTCTCCGTGCTCGGGGCTGAGGGGAGGGAAAACCTGCGTGTGGTGTGTCTCGACAACGGCACCCTTGGCAGCACGGGGGACCAGCTCACCTACTCCTATCTGAGGGTAGACTTGGAACTCATGGCCCTAGCAGCAGGAGTTAGGACCACGAGGGCCTTCTCACCCGGGGAACTCAGAAAGGCCTTGGGGGAAAGGGGCCCATGCTTTATACACGTTCCGGTCAAACCCGGTAATGAAAAAGTGGGTCTCATACCCCTCACTCCGGAAGAAATCAAAAGGAGGTTCAGGAGGGCGGTAGGAGTTGACTGAATATCAGTTGAGGGAAGCCAGCGAAGAAGATGCCGAACAGGTAGAGGCCTTGGCCAAGCTCTGTCAACCACTCAGGGCCTCCGTGAAGGGCACCTACGAGTACTTGGCCCTTTGCTTTCCCAAGTACTTCCTGGTCGCCCTAGGACCAACTGGGATGGCCGGCTTCGTAATAGGCCTCCCCAGCCTGAGCGGGGAGGCCTGGATCTACCAGATCTGCGTCCACCCAGACCACAGGAGGAGGAGGGTGGGAGAGCTCCTGATGGAAGAGGAGCTGAGGAGGTTCCGTTCCGACCGCTTTCCCAGGGTGAGGGCCAGGGTACTGGAAACCAATCAACCCTCCCTCTCCCTCATGCGCAAGATGGGCCTCAGGGAAGTGGGAAAGAAGGGGGAGTGGGTAGAGCTCCAAAGGGAGCTCTAGGAACCCACGAGGGCGAACTGGGCCAACATGGCCTCCAGCTGAATCCTCTCGTTTGCACCCTCCACGATTCTGAAGGAAAATTCTCCCAGCTTTTCTATCAGCTCCAGCTTTTTCCTTTCTGGGATCTTCAGGTTCAGGACCTGCCTGTGCACCTGGTTTAACACATCTTCTCCTGACAGGCCCTGATCGATGAGGAGCTCGTAAAGTTTTTTCCTGGCCTCCTCAAAATCTCCCTTCAAGGCCAGCTCCACCATCTCCCTCACCTCCTCAGGGTGGGCCACGGCAGCCACCTCGTATACCGCCTTCTCCGTCACGTGCTTCTTCACCGCGGCAGCGGCCTGCAAGAGGTTGATGGCCCTCCTCAGGTCTCCTTCGCTCACCCTGATGATGGCCTCCACGGCCTTTGGGTCCAAGGTGAGCTTTTCCTCCTTCGCAATCCTCTCGAGCATTCCCCTGATGTCCTCGTCCGTCAGCCTGCGGAAGCGGAAGAGGGCACACCTGGACTGGATGGGTTCGATGATCCTGCTGGAATAGTTACAATCCAAGATGAACCTGCAGGTCCTAGAGTACATCTCCATCGTCCTCCTCAGGGCCTGCTGGGCTTCAGCGGTGAGGGCATCGGCTTCGTCCAATAGCACGATCTTGTAGGGGACTTCCCCAATGGGCATGGTACGGGCATAGTCCTTCACCCTCTCCCTTATGGTGTCTATCCCCCTCTCGTCGCTCGCGTTGAGCTCCAACAGATTCTGTCTCCAGTATTCCTCCCCAAAGAGTTCCCTCGCCAGACAAAGCGCAGCGGTCGTCTTTCCAGTCCCCGGTGGCCCAGCGAAGAGGAGATGCGGTAGAGCCTTGGTTCTCACGAAGTTCTTGAGCCTAGCCACGATTTCCGCCTGCCCTACCATCTCGTCCAGCTTTTTGGGCCTGTACTTCTCCGTCCAGATCTCCGTTTCCTCCAAGCTCTCTTCCTCCTAGGAAGGACGAATAAATAGTTTAAACTCCAAGAAAACTGAGAGCTTGTCCCAAGGCCTAGGCTATGCTCCTCCTCAAACTGGCTGGGAGGGATACAGAAACCTTGCCATGCTCCTGCTCGGGGGAGTCCTCTGCCTGACGGGCGTCCTCCTCATCAATCAGGGCGTGGACTTGGCCAAGGAGGTGGGGCCGAGGCTGGTGGTGAGCATCGGACTCCTCGCTGCTGGCTGCCTTCTCTTATTGGTGGCCCTGAGCCATCCCTGGCCTGGGGTAGGGGCAACCACCCTTCTCTTCCTCTTGGGTCTCCTCTGTCTGGTGGGGAGTGGACTGGCGGCGGCCGAGAACCCCAAGGGAATAGCCTATGCGGTGGCCCTTACCCTCATAGGCATCTCCCTCATCGTCTTGGGGGTGAGGGTGGCTGCCAGGTCCTGGAGGTCGGTGGTGGGCAGGGAGAGAAAGGATAGGGGCTGAGCGCAGTCGTTTTAATCCACTCGGGAAGTATCTTAGACTATGAGACCGGCTTCCAAATCCTATCATCCGCCCGAGGCGGAGAAGAGGATACAGAAATGGTGGGAGGAGAGGGGAATCTACGGGAAAGTCAAGGAGAAAGTTAAGGATAGAAGACCCTGGTATTTCCTGGACGGTCCTCCCTACGCCAGCGGTTCCATCCACCTGGGAACGGCGTGGAACAAGATCCTGAAGGACGTCTTCTTGAGGTACTGGACTATGAGGGGGCTGAACGTCAGAAGACAACCCGGCTGGGACTGCCACGGTCTTCCCATTGAGGTGATGGTGGAGGAGAGACTGGGGATCCGATCCAAGAAGGATATAGAAAAGAAAATCGGGGTGGAGAAGTTCATAGAAGAATGCAAGCGCTGGGCGCTGGAACACGTAAGGCTGATGACCGAACAGTTCAAGCGCCTAGGAGTCTGGATGGACTGGGATGAGCCCTACCTCACCCTAACCAACCAATACATAGAATCCGCCTGGTGGACCCTGAAGAAAGCCCATGAGAAGGGTCTGCTCCGTAAGGATCTGAGGGTGATCCACTGGTGTCCCAGATGCGAGACCGCCCTGGCCGAACACGAAGTGAGGGGTGAATACTACGAGGTAAAAGATCCTTCCCTCTACGCCAAGTTCAAGCTGAAAGGAGAGGAGGGCTATCTGCTGATCTGGACCACCACCCCCTGGACCCTTCCCGCCAACTTAGCCGTATGTGTCCACCCGGAGTTTATCTATGCTAAGGTGAAGGTTGGGGAGGAAATCTATTTCCTCGCCGAGGGCACCCTCCCACGCGTGGCGAAGGAGTTGGGCTGGGAGGAATACAGGATCTTGGAGAGGAGGGAGGGAAAGGAGCTGGAAGGGTTGCGCTACGAACATCCCTTACTGGAGGAGGTACCCAAGCAAAGGGAATTCGTGGAGCATCACAGGGTGATCTGTGGGGAACATGTGGTACTGGAGGAAGGAACGGGATGCGTCCATACCGCTCCGGGTTTTGGGGAAGAGGATTTCCTGGTAGGAGGGAAGTATGGCCTTCCCGTCTTTAGCCCCGTGGGTCCGGATGGAAGGTTCACGGAGGAAGCTGGAAAATATGCTGGATTGGGGGTGAAAGAAGCCGATCCCCTCGTGCTGGAGGATCTGAAGAAGAAGGGGCTCCTGGTGAAGGGAGGAACGGTAATCCACTCCTATCCCCACTGCTGGAGGTGCAAGACCCCCTTGATCTTCAGGGCCACGGAACAATGGTTCCTGAAGGTCTCGGAGATCAAACCCCTTCTGCTGGAAAAGAACGAACGAGTGGAATGGGTTCCAGCTTGGGTAAGGGAAAGGTATGTGAACGGTGTCCTCTCGGTGGGGGACTGGTGCCTCTCCAGACAGAGGTACTGGGGGATTCCCCTTCCCCTCTGGATCTGCTCCTCCTGCGGCAACTCCGTGCTGGTGGGGAGTCTGGAGGAGCTGAGGAGGCTTACCGGAGAAAAAGGTGAGCTGGACCTCCATCGTTCCGACCTCGATAAACTCAAGGGAAAGTGCCAGGTATGCGGGGGGGAGATGGAAAGGGTGCCGGATGTCCTGGATGTCTGGTTCGACTCCAGCATCGCCTCCTGGGCCAGCTTGGGCTTCCCCCAGCAGAAGGAGGCCTTCGAGAGACTTTGGCCCAGCGCCTTCATCACCGAGGGGGAAGACCAAGTGACCAAATGGTTCTATGCCCAGCAGGTCTCCTCCATCCTGGCCTTTGGGGAGATCCCCTATCGGAGGGTGCTCACCCACGGTTTTGCCCTGGATGCGCAGGGAAGGAAGATGTCCAAATCTTTGGGAAACGTGATCGATCCCGTGGAAGTGGCGGAGGAGCATGGGGCCGATGTGCTCAGGCTCTACATCCTCTCCGCCAATCCTCCCTGGGAGGACCTGAAGTTCAACCTCACCGAGCTGAAACAGGTGGGAAGGGCCCTCAACGTCCTCTGGAATGTCCATGTCTTCGCCACCACCTACATGGCTTTGGATTCCTTCGACCCAAGTCGCCACACGCTTCGGTCCCTCTTCCCCCACCTCCTACCCGAGGACAAATGGATGCTTTCGAGGGTTCAAGGTCTTGTGGAAGAGGTGACGAAAGCCCTAGAGGGATGTGAAGTACACCGGGCCGTGAGGGCCCTCCTCTTCTTCGTGCTGGAGGACTTGAGCAGGTGGTATGTGAGGGCCATCCGCCCGCGCACCTGGGTGGAAAAGGAACATCCCTCCAAGCTTGCCGCCTATGCCGTCCTCTATTATTCCCTGGAGCGCCTTCTCAGGTTGCTCGCTCCCTTCGCCCCCCATCTCTGCGAGGTCATGTATGCTGATCTCAGGATGGGCGATTCACCGGAAAGCGTGCACCTGCTCGATTGGCCCCTGCCCGAAGGGGAACTGAGGGATCAAAGGCTGGAGAGGGCCATGGAACTCGCGAGGATCCTCACGGAAGAGGTGGCGGAGGCCAGACAGAAGGCCGGACTCAAGCTCAGGTGGCCGGTGGCGGAGGTGGTGGTGAGGCTTCCGGAGGAAGAGCTGGAGCTCCTCCACGGTCTGGAAGACTTCCTGAGGGAGAGGTTCAACTGTAAGAGGCTCCTCCTGCTGGAAAGGAAGATGGAAAGACCCCAAGGGGATTACTCCATTGTTGAGACGGAGAACAGGGAGGTGGCGGTGAGCAGGATCCTTTCACCGGAACTGAGGGGGGAGGCGCTCGCGAGGGAGCTCGTGAGACGCCTCCAAGTGATGAGGAAGGAAATGGGTCTGGAGATGGAGGAAAGGGTGGAAGCTGAACTGGGAATGGGAGAGGAGGATGCCAAGGCTCTGGAGCCCCACCTCGAGTACTTGAAGAGGGAAGTGAGGATAGAGGGACTGAGGATCTGCAGAAGGGAAGAGGTGGGGAAGGAGGGCTATGTGAAGGACTGGGAGATAGAGGGAGAAACCTTCAGGCTCCTTCTGAGGAGAAGGGGCTAACTCCCCATCCTGCGCTGCCTTCTCTCGAACTCTTCCAAGCACCTCTCCAAATCCTCCCTGGTGAAATCGGGCCAGTACTTGTCCACGAAGAAGAGCTCGGCGTATGCTGCCTGGTAGAGGAGGAAGTTGGAGAGCCTGTGCTCCTTTCCGGTCCTGATCACCATGTCCACGGGCCTCTTCACCCATAGATACCTCTCCAACACTTCCCTCGTTAGCCTGGCCGGTCTGCTCGCCATGAGCCTTTTCAAGGCGGAGAAGAGCTCATCTTGGGCGCTGTAGGCTATCAGGAAGTTCAGATGCCTACAGTTGTAAGACTTGGTGGCCTCCACCACCCTCCTCACCCCCGTCAGGAGAAAGCCGGGCAACCTATTCAACCTCCCCAAAACCCTCACCCTCACCTCCTTCTCATGGATCGTGCGATCCTTTTCCACCCTATGCAAACACTGATTCATCAACCTGAAGAGATGGCGGAGTTCCTCCGCCGGTCTTCTCTCCAAGTTCTCCAAGGAAAGGGTGTAAACGGTAACCTCTGGGATATCTTCCTCCAGACACCAATGGAGAAAATCTTCAAGGACCCGTACTCCCCTTTCGTGACCCTGCCAAACCTCCAGACCATGTTCCCTCGCCCATCTCCTGTTCCCATCGGGTATCAGACCCAAATGGTGGGGCCTCATCCTCCCCCCTTTTCCTTCCCCTTTTAAAGACCTTCCAGCAATCCGAGAAGCTGGGAATGCAGCTTTCCGTTGGAAAAGAGCAGATCCATCCTCTCCGGTCTCCACCTTCCCCCTCGGAAATCCGTGACCTTCCCACCCGCCTCTTCCACCAAGAGGACGGAAGCTGCCACGTCCCAAGGCTGGAGGGCGGTGGCAGCATAGGCATCCCCCTTTCCGCATGCCACCCAGGCCGCTTCCACCCCCGCCGAACCCAGCTTCCTCAAATCCCTCACCCTCGGATAGAGGGTACACACGATTTTCCCCGTTCTTTCCCTGTTCGTCTCGCTCCCCTCACAGGAATATACGTAGGCCCTTTCCAACTCCTCCACTCCGGACACATGGATGGGGATCCTCTCCCCCGTTTCCCTTCTTTCCAAGAAGGCCCCCTTTCCTCTCTCGGCCAGAAAGAGCTCCTGGAGCACGGGGAGGAAGGTTATCCCCAGGATTGGCTCCTCCCTCCTCAAAAGAGCTAAAGTAATACAGAAAAGGGGGTTGCCGGAAGCGAAGTTCGTGGTCCCGTCCAAGGGGTCCACCACCCAAGTGAACTCCGATCCCCTCTCCACCAGACCCGTTTCCTCCGTCAGAAGGTTGTGGTCGGGATAGGAGGAGGAAAGCCCTTCCACCAGTACCCTATCCGACTTGAGGTCATATGGGGTGGTAAGACCCTTGGCCGTTCCTCGCATTCCCAGAAACCCACTCCTACGAAAACCTTCCCTCAGCACCTCCCCCGCCTTCAAAACCAAGGGGATCACGTTCTCCAGTTCGGACATCGGAAAAAATGGGAAACCTAGCCTTTATCCTCACAGGTCCGAGGAGAGGACCCTCTCCCTCAGCTTGGAGAGGATTTCCCTTACCGTAGTAGAGGGAAGCTTCCCTTCCCTCTTCACCCCTTCCTTTCCCACCGTGAGGAGCACACCCATCCTCACCCTCCTGGGACCCTTCAACCCGGCGAACCTCAAATCCTTCTCGGAGAGTTCATAATCCAGTTCCTCCTTCCCCCTCCCTTCCGCCACCGGAACCACCACCACCTCCTCCCCCAACTGGTTGTACCTGTCGGAAGAGACCACCAAGGCCAACCTCTCCCCTGCAGGGGTTTTTACCCTCACCAGTTCTCCCTGCCTGATTTGGTCTCCTGCCATCACCCTTTTCTCCCCCTCTTCTATGAAAGCCTTCTCTTCCGCCAACCTCGACCCCGCCAGCTCCTTCTCCTCCCTTCCCAGCAAGGAGACTCTTTTCACCCTTTCCCCCTTCACCTCCTTGACATCGTAAGATCCCAACAACCTCACGTGCACCCTCTTCTCCTCTATAGCCCGCAACGCTTCTTCCACCCTCTTTTCCCCCTCCCTTCCCTCGAAATCCACGAAGAACACGTATTCTCCCAACACCCCCCTGTCCGGCCTGGACTCTATCCTCGTGAGGTTGATTCCCCTCGAAGAAAACTCCCGCAGGATTTCCTGGAGAATGCCCGGCCTATCCTCAGCCAGTTCCAACAGCACGGAGGTTTTCACGGGTCTGATGCCTGGAAGGGGCTGCCGACCCAAAACGAAGAATCTGGTGAAACTAAGGCCCTGGTCGTGAATGTTCCTCCTCACTATCTTCAACCCGTAAATCTTCGCGGCCCTTTCCCCCGCCACAGCCGCCACCGAGGGATCGGAAGCCGCCAGTTCTGCGGCTGCTGCCGTGCTGGGCATCTCCCTCAACTCCGCGTGGGGTAGATTCTCCCTCAAGTATCTCCTGCAATGGGAGAGGGCCTGATGGTGGGAAGCCACCACCTTTATTTTCCCCAGCTCCCCGTGCCTGGCCAAGAGGTGATGGACAACGGGCATCCTGATCTCCCTCAACACCCTCAGTCCGTGATATCTCCGGAGGAGATCCAACACGAAGGGAACCTCCCCCTCCACCGAATCCTCCACTGGCACCACCCCCAAAGCCTCTGGGTGGGTGAAGACATACTCAAAAACCTCTGCCACGGGAAAGAGGTACCTCCTAGGGGCTCCCCTGGGAAGGAGGTCGGTGAGGGCTTCCAAAGCCCTCTCGGTATGGGTTCCCTCCGGACCCAGCAACGCCACTTCCTTAGGTGGACTCAACCTCTCCCCAACCCTTTCCCACCCCGATTAAACCCTTTTGCCCTCCAAGAAACGCCTGTTCTCCTCATCCAGCTCCAAGATGAGGGCTAAGGCCTCTTCCTCCGTGAGGAACTTGGAAGGCCCCTTCCCCTTGGGGCATTTCACGGTCTCCACCACCCCAAAGAGCCTGCAGGGAAGGAAGCGCACAGGCCAGATAGAACATCTTCCCCCTTCCGCGTAGGGGCATCTCTCCCCCACCTTTCCCACCCTTTCTTCCCTTCCCCTCTCCTTCAACCATCTTCTCACCCTTTCCTCCTCCAGAGGAGTACGGCTGGGCCAAAAACAACACTCGGTACATCCCTCCTCGCATTCCATCGAAGGGATCTTAGCCCAGATCTCCTCCAGCCCCATTCCTCCACCCAAAACGCGATTGATTGAGGGAAAAATCGGTCTTGAACGGCTTAAAGCAATCCTTAGACTCTTCGTCACACCCACTATTCCTTGAAGACCTCATAACAGACGAGTTCGTCCAGTTCCTTCCTGTATTTGGGTAGGGGCTCATCCGCAGGATAACCAACGGGGAGGAGTGCCACCACCTTGTACTTTTCGGGTATACCAAGAATCTTCCTCACCTCTTCTTGGGAAAAGGAACCAATCCAGCAGGTCCCCAGTCCCTCTTGTACGGCCGCCAAAGTGAGATGGTCCACTACGATGGCCACATCCACGGCATAGGAAGGAACCCCGCACCTCATCACCCTTTCAGGATCCAAAGCCACGGCCGCTATCACCACGGGGGCCTCTGCCACGAACTCCTGTCCGTAGGCGGCCTCCGCCAGCTTTTTCCTTCGCTCCGGGTCCCTAACCACCACCAACTTCCAGGGTTGAAGGTTCTTAGCGGAGGGGGCGAGCCTGGCTGCCTCCAGCATCCTCCTCAAGGCTTCTTCCGGAACTGGCTCCTGACGATAGGCCCTCACACTCCTTCGCTCTCTTATGGCCGAATATACGTCCATTCCATTTCCACCTCCCCAGCCCGTTATTTATCCTCGGCTATTCTTTCTTCTTCCTTCCAGGAGGATATACCGTAAGACCGGCCTTTCGCTTGGCCTTGGCCCAAGAGCCAAAATACCTAACCGCCGCGCTCACCAAGGAGGGAGAAACATCACGCGCCCTGGGTGCCCTACCATGTTTTTCGGCCCACTCCTTCATTTCCGAAAGCACGCGCTCCTCGCTCCATTTTTCATACTTCTTCTTTCCAAACAAGCCCATCTTCCCACCTTCTTCCTCCCACCTGCCCTCTAAAAAACCTTCCAGCTAACCCCTCCACACGAGAAGGATGAAGAGGAGGGCCAAAATCAAACCCACGGCCGCCATCAGTTTGGCTATGGTCTCACTGGTACCGAAGGCTATGGGGAAGGGTCCTATCACCACCACCCCCCCACCCTCTACCCTCCCCCTCTCCGCCATCCCCCACACTCCGAGGGTGAGGAAGAGGATACCCAAAAGGAGGAGCAGGAAACCCACCAGCAGGAAACCCTCTGGTTTCATCTTTCCCTTTTCCCTAGGCAGCTTTTAACTCCCCCTCTCCAGAAAGAAGAGATGCACCTCATCGTTGCCCTCACAGGCTCCAGCGGAGTGGTTTATGGAGTGCGCTTCTTAGAGGTTTGCAGGGAGTTGGGAATAGAAACGGACCTCATCCTCTCGGAGGCTGGAAAGGAAATCCTGAGGCTGGAGATGGGAAAGGAACCGGAAGAAGTGGAAAAACTGGCCAGCAGGAAATACGGAGAAAATGAACTCACCTCTCCCCTCTCCAGTGGCTCCTACGAGGTGGACGGAATGGTGATCGTCCCCTGCAGCATGAAGACCTTGGCCTGTGTGGCGAATGGGATTTCAGGAAACCTCATCACCAGGGCTGCTGATGTCATGCTCAAGCAGGGAAAGCCCCTCGTTTTGGTTCCACGTGAGACCCCCCTCAGCCTCATCCACTTAGAAAACATGCTAAAGGCGAAAAGGGCAGGCGCGGTGGTTCTTCCTGCCTGTCCTGCCTTCTATCATGGGGCAAAAAACCTCTCGGACTTGGTGGACTTCATCGTGGGCAAAATCCTAGATGTGCTGGGGATAAAGCACCGTCTCTATCGGAGATGGGGGGGAGGATGAGCCTCAGGGAATTCGTGGAAAGGCTGGAAAGAAAAGGACTCCTCCTCAAGGTTAAAAGGGAGGTGAGTCCCCGATACGAAATCACCTCCTTACTCCTGAAGGCGGGGGAAAAACCGGTTAAGTTCGAGAAGGTGAAGGGATCCCCTTTTCCCCTAGTCTCCAACGTTTGTGCTTCTAGGGAGCTGGTGGCCCTAGCCTTGGGAGTTAAACCTTCCGATCTCCTGCGCACCCTACTGAAGGCCATAGAAAATCCTAAAGAACCGGAGAGGATGGAGGCGAGGGAATACAGGGAACTTCCACCCGACTTGAGAAAACTACCCATCCTTCTCCACTACCCCTTCGACGGCGGGAAGTACATCACGGGAGGAATAGTGGTCGCTGAGGATCCAGAGCTGGGAATAAACCTATCCTTCCACAGGATGATGGTGGTGGGGAAAGACAGGGTGGTGATGAGGATCCTTCCAAGACACTTCCACACCTTCCTGGAGAGGGGACTGAAGGAATTCGCGGTGTGTATTGGATGTGATGTGCATGTCCTCCTCTCAGCCGCCACCTCCTTAGAGCTCGGAAGGAGTGAACTTGGAATGGCCAGCGCCCTCCGGAAGACGAAGGTGGTGGAGCTGGGAGGACTCCTCGTACCGGAAGCGGAAATGGTGATGATCATGGAAATGACAGGAGAAGAAAGGGAAGAAGGACCTTTCCTCGATCTCACGGGAACTCTGGATATGGTGAGGAAACAGAAAGTGGCTAGGGTGAAGAAGCTTTTTGTAAAAGAAGAAGCCCTTTACCATGCCATCCTCCCAGCCGGACCGGAACACAAGATCCTGATGGGTATGCCCAGGGAACCCACCATCTTCAGGGAGGTGAACAAGGTATGTGAATGCAAGGATGTCTACCTCACACCTGGAGGGTGCTCTTGGCTGCATGCGGTGGTGAGTATAAAGAAAAGGAAACCGGACGATGGAAAAAAAGCGATAGAGGCGGCCTTTAGGGGGCACTCCTCCCTCAAACACGTTTGGGTGGTGGACGAAGACATAAACCCAAGGAACCCGGAAGAGGTGGAGTGGGCCATGGCCACGCGCTTCCAGGGTGACCGGGGAATGGTGGTGAAAAAGGAAAGGGGTTCCTCCTTGGACCCCTCCGCCGATCCCGAGACGGGCCTCACCACGAAGGTGGGCTTCGACCTCACCATCCCCCCCGACCGTCCCCGCTCTTCTTTCCTCCGCCCTAGGAGGTGAGGGATGCATCTCACGAAAGAACAGGAAAGGATGCTCGATGGGGAGGAGGGAGAGATAGTGGAGAAGATGTTCCGCCTCCTCGTCAAGATGGGTGACCTCTATCAGGCCGATAGGATGATCCCCGTTTCTTCATGCCAGGTCTCTGGGGTCTCCTATAAATCCGTGGGGGAGCCCGGTCTGGAGTTCCTAGAGGATCTGGCAGCCAAGGGGGCTAGGGTAAGGGTGAGAACCACCCTTAACCCTGCAGGTCTGGACCTCGAAGAATGGAGGGCGATGGGTTTCCCCGAGGACTTTGCGGAGAAACAACTCAGAATCCTCAAGGCCTTCGAAAGACTGGGAGCAGAACCCACCGTTACCTGCACCCCCTATTTGGCCGGTCTAGTACCCTCGAGGGGGGAACATCTGGCCTGGTCGGAATCCTCGGCCGTGGTCTTCTCGAACTCGGTGCTGGGTGCTAGGACGAACAGGGAAGGTGGGCCCTCTGCCCTGGCGGCAGCCATCTGTGGACTCACCCCAAGATATGGGCTCCACTTAGAGGAAAACCGGTGGCCCAGCCTAGTGGTGGAAGTGGAAGGAGAGCTGGAGGGTCCCTCGGACTTCAGTGCCTTGGGCTATTGGGTGGGGAGGGAAGTGGGCGGAGGGATACCCTATTTCAGGGGGATAAAAAGGGCCGGGATCGAAGAGCTGAAAGCCTTGGGGGCAGCCATGGCAGCTTCAGGGGCGGTGGCCCTCTTCCATGTGGAGGGAATCACGCCCGAGGCCGATCCAGAAAAAACCAAGGGACTGGAAAGGATGAGGGTGGGGAGGGAAGAGGTGGGGAAAGTCTATGAGGAATTGAGCACGGGGGGAGAACCGGAACTGGTGG encodes the following:
- the comD gene encoding sulfopyruvate decarboxylase subunit alpha produces the protein MLAEKLLQILEEEGINLVPYLPCEKIRYLLHLLHSRPILHPLLLNREEDGIGIGGGSYLVGGKPALLIQSSGLGNSLNALLSLSVTYGLPLPILASWRGTREEKIPAQIPFNRPLPEALRVWGIKTTKIEKTSELEEARKTIRKAYEEERPRVILLSPRLWEGEPEVQPSFPPRKREIKLRYRKTFVPPEMTRYEAIKVVAEEVEEEEILVSNLGFPSRELYQIKDRPLNFYMLGSYTQASSIGLGMSLSTERKVVVLEGDGSVLGSSLLSVLGAEGRENLRVVCLDNGTLGSTGDQLTYSYLRVDLELMALAAGVRTTRAFSPGELRKALGERGPCFIHVPVKPGNEKVGLIPLTPEEIKRRFRRAVGVD
- a CDS encoding GNAT family N-acetyltransferase; protein product: MTEYQLREASEEDAEQVEALAKLCQPLRASVKGTYEYLALCFPKYFLVALGPTGMAGFVIGLPSLSGEAWIYQICVHPDHRRRRVGELLMEEELRRFRSDRFPRVRARVLETNQPSLSLMRKMGLREVGKKGEWVELQREL
- a CDS encoding replication factor C small subunit; the protein is MEETEIWTEKYRPKKLDEMVGQAEIVARLKNFVRTKALPHLLFAGPPGTGKTTAALCLARELFGEEYWRQNLLELNASDERGIDTIRERVKDYARTMPIGEVPYKIVLLDEADALTAEAQQALRRTMEMYSRTCRFILDCNYSSRIIEPIQSRCALFRFRRLTDEDIRGMLERIAKEEKLTLDPKAVEAIIRVSEGDLRRAINLLQAAAAVKKHVTEKAVYEVAAVAHPEEVREMVELALKGDFEEARKKLYELLIDQGLSGEDVLNQVHRQVLNLKIPERKKLELIEKLGEFSFRIVEGANERIQLEAMLAQFALVGS
- the ileS gene encoding isoleucine--tRNA ligase → MRPASKSYHPPEAEKRIQKWWEERGIYGKVKEKVKDRRPWYFLDGPPYASGSIHLGTAWNKILKDVFLRYWTMRGLNVRRQPGWDCHGLPIEVMVEERLGIRSKKDIEKKIGVEKFIEECKRWALEHVRLMTEQFKRLGVWMDWDEPYLTLTNQYIESAWWTLKKAHEKGLLRKDLRVIHWCPRCETALAEHEVRGEYYEVKDPSLYAKFKLKGEEGYLLIWTTTPWTLPANLAVCVHPEFIYAKVKVGEEIYFLAEGTLPRVAKELGWEEYRILERREGKELEGLRYEHPLLEEVPKQREFVEHHRVICGEHVVLEEGTGCVHTAPGFGEEDFLVGGKYGLPVFSPVGPDGRFTEEAGKYAGLGVKEADPLVLEDLKKKGLLVKGGTVIHSYPHCWRCKTPLIFRATEQWFLKVSEIKPLLLEKNERVEWVPAWVRERYVNGVLSVGDWCLSRQRYWGIPLPLWICSSCGNSVLVGSLEELRRLTGEKGELDLHRSDLDKLKGKCQVCGGEMERVPDVLDVWFDSSIASWASLGFPQQKEAFERLWPSAFITEGEDQVTKWFYAQQVSSILAFGEIPYRRVLTHGFALDAQGRKMSKSLGNVIDPVEVAEEHGADVLRLYILSANPPWEDLKFNLTELKQVGRALNVLWNVHVFATTYMALDSFDPSRHTLRSLFPHLLPEDKWMLSRVQGLVEEVTKALEGCEVHRAVRALLFFVLEDLSRWYVRAIRPRTWVEKEHPSKLAAYAVLYYSLERLLRLLAPFAPHLCEVMYADLRMGDSPESVHLLDWPLPEGELRDQRLERAMELARILTEEVAEARQKAGLKLRWPVAEVVVRLPEEELELLHGLEDFLRERFNCKRLLLLERKMERPQGDYSIVETENREVAVSRILSPELRGEALARELVRRLQVMRKEMGLEMEERVEAELGMGEEDAKALEPHLEYLKREVRIEGLRICRREEVGKEGYVKDWEIEGETFRLLLRRRG
- the uppS gene encoding polyprenyl diphosphate synthase — translated: MRPHHLGLIPDGNRRWAREHGLEVWQGHERGVRVLEDFLHWCLEEDIPEVTVYTLSLENLERRPAEELRHLFRLMNQCLHRVEKDRTIHEKEVRVRVLGRLNRLPGFLLTGVRRVVEATKSYNCRHLNFLIAYSAQDELFSALKRLMASRPARLTREVLERYLWVKRPVDMVIRTGKEHRLSNFLLYQAAYAELFFVDKYWPDFTREDLERCLEEFERRQRRMGS
- a CDS encoding inositol monophosphatase family protein; amino-acid sequence: MSELENVIPLVLKAGEVLREGFRRSGFLGMRGTAKGLTTPYDLKSDRVLVEGLSSSYPDHNLLTEETGLVERGSEFTWVVDPLDGTTNFASGNPLFCITLALLRREEPILGITFLPVLQELFLAERGKGAFLERRETGERIPIHVSGVEELERAYVYSCEGSETNRERTGKIVCTLYPRVRDLRKLGSAGVEAAWVACGKGDAYAATALQPWDVAASVLLVEEAGGKVTDFRGGRWRPERMDLLFSNGKLHSQLLGLLEGL
- the pheA gene encoding prephenate dehydratase, whose translation is MSPPKEVALLGPEGTHTERALEALTDLLPRGAPRRYLFPVAEVFEYVFTHPEALGVVPVEDSVEGEVPFVLDLLRRYHGLRVLREIRMPVVHHLLARHGELGKIKVVASHHQALSHCRRYLRENLPHAELREMPSTAAAAELAASDPSVAAVAGERAAKIYGLKIVRRNIHDQGLSFTRFFVLGRQPLPGIRPVKTSVLLELAEDRPGILQEILREFSSRGINLTRIESRPDRGVLGEYVFFVDFEGREGEKRVEEALRAIEEKRVHVRLLGSYDVKEVKGERVKRVSLLGREEKELAGSRLAEEKAFIEEGEKRVMAGDQIRQGELVRVKTPAGERLALVVSSDRYNQLGEEVVVVPVAEGRGKEELDYELSEKDLRFAGLKGPRRVRMGVLLTVGKEGVKREGKLPSTTVREILSKLRERVLSSDL
- a CDS encoding nitroreductase family protein, with protein sequence MDVYSAIRERRSVRAYRQEPVPEEALRRMLEAARLAPSAKNLQPWKLVVVRDPERRKKLAEAAYGQEFVAEAPVVIAAVALDPERVMRCGVPSYAVDVAIVVDHLTLAAVQEGLGTCWIGSFSQEEVRKILGIPEKYKVVALLPVGYPADEPLPKYRKELDELVCYEVFKE